In a genomic window of Ptiloglossa arizonensis isolate GNS036 chromosome 12, iyPtiAriz1_principal, whole genome shotgun sequence:
- the LOC143153044 gene encoding uncharacterized protein LOC143153044 — translation QQPRHKGYTSERHNRAYLRERFSASARRNAAEKYYDCLQCAEQCRHVTSTVTGNNNNNSSSNNNNVKLAKTARTNNSLIPKSGLNNSRVTNPISSSAIKENAKALARLDEAKTPRNTKTTNLSKSLKIQPLSLTPAKKRSSLARPVRVHDSFAQSKKLLPASYAFQSLQKRDTNESTYEDDEHEETSWPIRLRFEQMLELTLPQIKKRRKKKTSMRLMKQQQQSRHVCKDTERLLRVLNVNNVDQDNRYNVTRCSVM, via the coding sequence CAACAGCCTCGCCATAAAGGCTACACGAGCGAGCGACACAATCGCGCGTACCTTCGCGAGCGATTCTCCGCTTCCGCTCGTCGAAACGCGGCCGAGAAATACTACGACTGCCTACAGTGTGCAGAGCAGTGTCGTCACGTGACCAGCACCGTCAccggcaacaacaacaacaacagcagcagcaacaacaacaacgtaaAACTCGCGAAGACCGCGAGAACCAACAACTCTTTGATCCCAAAGAGCGGCTTGAACAACTCTCGAGTGACCAATCCCATTAGTTCCTCGGCGATCAAGGAGAACGCGAAGGCTCTGGCTCGTCTGGACGAAGCCAAGACACCGAGGAACACCAAGACCACCAATCTGTCCAAGTCACTGAAAATCCAGCCGCTGTCCTTGACCCCGGCCAAGAAGAGGTCCTCATTGGCGCGTCCGGTTCGCGTTCACGATTCGTTCGCCCAATCGAAGAAGCTGTTACCCGCGAGCTACGCGTTCCAGTCGCTGCAGAAACGTGATACGAACGAGTCCACGTACGAGGACGACGAACACGAGGAGACCAGCTGGCCTATCCGGTTGAGGTTCGAGCAGATGCTCGAGCTGACTCTACCGCAGATCAAGAaaaggaggaaaaagaaaacatcGATGAGGCTGATGAAACAACAGCAGCAGAGCAGACACGTCTGCAAGGACACGGAGAGGCTGCTCCGTGTACTCAACGTTAACAATGTGGACCAAGATAATAGGTACAACGTCACACGGTGTTCCGTCATGTAG